A genome region from Gemmatimonadota bacterium includes the following:
- a CDS encoding redoxin domain-containing protein, producing the protein MPGWQAFYQEYGEQVEVVVIAQDAQGAEVAKPWVEKAGGTYRALLDQHNAIGKAYNVKFVPVGIFVDEEGRLVRSVGSVNIDKGTLRGELVEWITTGAIPGAWRDGDKGAKPRALTADEQEADAKFQRAIALLKQGKREDAIAELKRAYVLDPKNWLIRKQLWAIENPGMFYDGKVDYRWQKEQMAREDEELKK; encoded by the coding sequence TTGCCTGGATGGCAAGCGTTTTATCAGGAGTACGGTGAGCAGGTTGAGGTGGTGGTTATTGCTCAGGATGCCCAGGGTGCCGAGGTTGCCAAACCCTGGGTTGAAAAGGCCGGTGGCACATATCGCGCATTGCTGGATCAGCACAATGCGATTGGCAAAGCGTATAATGTCAAATTCGTGCCGGTTGGGATTTTTGTGGATGAAGAAGGACGGCTTGTCCGCAGTGTTGGTAGTGTTAATATTGACAAGGGAACTCTGCGCGGAGAATTGGTCGAGTGGATAACAACAGGGGCTATTCCTGGCGCATGGCGCGATGGGGATAAGGGTGCGAAACCCCGCGCGCTGACTGCGGATGAGCAGGAGGCCGATGCGAAATTTCAGCGCGCTATCGCGTTGCTAAAACAGGGGAAGCGGGAAGACGCGATTGCAGAGTTAAAGCGCGCGTATGTTCTGGATCCCAAGAATTGGTTGATTCGAAAGCAGTTGTGGGCGATAGAGAATCCCGGGATGTTTTACGATGGCAAGGTCGATTATCGCTGGCAAAAGGAACAGATGGCGAGAGAAGATGAGGAGTTGAAAAAATGA
- the selD gene encoding selenide, water dikinase SelD has product MLDVILKKLPPVAHPDLMVGMNTADDAGVFRISEDVALIQTVDFFTPIVDDPNAYGQIAAANSLSDVYAMGGRPITALNICGFPSDDVAPEVIAEVLRGAQEKVAESGAVLVGGHSVEDVEPKFGLSVTGVVHPDDVKTNAGAREGDRLILTKPLGTGLMSDAYQNGEIDEDALQIAVDSMVQLNRIAAEEMVAYKAHGCTDITGFGLLGHGLEMAQASGVGFCIRASDVPRFDLALQIAEGREGGGLRRNRAARGHAVRFADDVDEALRRLFFDPQTSGGLLIALAPDVADAFLGALIERGVMARDIGEVVSEHPGEIEVRA; this is encoded by the coding sequence GTGCTGGATGTGATTTTAAAAAAGTTGCCGCCTGTGGCGCATCCCGATTTGATGGTGGGGATGAATACGGCTGATGATGCCGGGGTGTTTCGGATTTCTGAGGATGTGGCGCTTATTCAGACGGTGGATTTTTTTACGCCTATTGTCGATGATCCGAATGCGTATGGACAGATTGCGGCAGCCAATTCGCTGAGCGATGTGTATGCGATGGGGGGGCGCCCGATTACTGCGCTGAATATTTGCGGGTTTCCGAGTGATGATGTCGCCCCAGAGGTGATTGCCGAGGTTTTAAGAGGGGCACAGGAGAAGGTGGCGGAGTCTGGCGCGGTTTTGGTGGGTGGACATTCTGTGGAGGATGTGGAGCCCAAGTTCGGGTTGTCTGTGACGGGGGTTGTGCATCCAGATGATGTGAAGACCAATGCAGGTGCCCGGGAGGGCGATCGTCTCATTTTGACCAAGCCGCTGGGTACGGGTTTGATGTCGGATGCCTATCAAAATGGCGAGATCGATGAAGATGCTTTGCAGATTGCCGTAGATTCTATGGTGCAGTTGAATCGCATTGCAGCCGAGGAGATGGTTGCATATAAAGCGCATGGGTGTACGGATATTACGGGGTTTGGGTTGCTCGGTCACGGGTTGGAGATGGCGCAGGCGAGTGGCGTCGGGTTTTGCATTCGGGCTTCTGATGTGCCGCGTTTTGATCTGGCTTTGCAGATTGCAGAGGGGCGCGAGGGCGGTGGTTTGCGGCGCAATCGGGCGGCGCGAGGGCATGCGGTGAGATTTGCCGATGATGTTGACGAGGCTTTGAGGCGTTTGTTTTTTGATCCGCAGACTTCTGGTGGCCTGTTAATTGCACTTGCGCCCGATGTGGCTGATGCTTTTCTTGGGGCATTAATTGAGCGTGGTGTGATGGCTCGAGATATTGGCGAGGTGGTTTCAGAACATCCCGGTGAGATTGAGGTACGAGCGTGA